The following proteins come from a genomic window of Acipenser ruthenus chromosome 44, fAciRut3.2 maternal haplotype, whole genome shotgun sequence:
- the LOC131709736 gene encoding uncharacterized protein LOC131709736 isoform X2 produces the protein MEVGGGACPLTQPSPDLTTPPEWDSNPGPKPAFKHSYRRQRLIVYRSSEEGVMETSKEERKRRSSPRLRQETERGNERGGEGEIQQPLLRERKKRRALEGKIHSVEQSIEPKCKVQKNSQPENTQAPGDQSGGRLNKGAGLDISKTLNSESESSREEGQESESQSGRSLAVIGGCDPQAPPPALLKGWVIGPLFQSLRSKMASFTEIVMSPTRLFRTGELMERGGGGGGGGEEERAAEEEDRGRSPLEAEEERRELRDWQTGAGLTGGVEIATDVDVFEKWRQETRSARVVLERDSVTAGQGSERGSRSPDGFGARFREPATPGSCSRSAEKTKEGDGLGSRLAENFEEGVQLGSRPPLRSPGEDRWAGSGSPAKPDGAARRRSRSQRGSSETAGLAEAFGDNGASSREEESQRSPVLDRCLGSSRWPSKCRGAHTSGVGSAGRRTGSVTPLRCEINLGTRMPIQSAGARLRGSRTLEQSIEEEEEFGPPTEMPVRSVGFELKSTERAQGSRKHRRSRQVYETGSGTPTKTLERRLLRPRALLHASGVQMSSRAFSMKMEESKLCSRQLFKSAASERLGASSKSQEVRQGSRVPVDSSEPAPVLEAPRLLSEAQPDCRKSQRSAEKTGLPVLNALEGECSRSDLVKIPRSGHSRTPTESSGTRNIIKEVQTQLRSGSPNNPTNGEAAGSRLHTKCAKPMKEAVVRLGSRCRSGSVSKADTRPRSRRSGLALRARDGEGGAGRRREIPPLRSGNEMEICIREKVCEGRGTSGMSWGKDLGSELEVARKRSRTRARLRDENEGEGTDKRTRLRQLGTTRGAKTPKLDADLEPEEEEEEEEEEEREREGIYKNRKRPRGGGVNHGTPTREDPVQGGTTPETKPPRLLRSHSCPDIPSCPADTPCPAPPSPALLPSVPQTAATHSLQPGAREGAGDRPLVSAQGSLPRVLLLFVLLLLLLVPLLPPLLLHAGFLLLVQPVGLPVQTSPRRQPPGRRGRGQRCHFLFQLLPPLPFSPSRFLFPRSQADHLVPSQSPAPGAEWGEGLGPQTQSPHHERRGGGGGGGGGRGGRRAALLRGAGRGRGREAAVRLQHQDQVRVSRGRGGKGGQSVPNQNPKNTPQASHQPDPHGPAQTSQVE, from the exons ATGGAAGTTGGGGGGGGTGCTTGCCCCCTCACCCAGCCCTCCCCAGACCTCACCACCCCACCAGAATGGGATTCGAACCCGGGGCCCAAACCTGCCTTCAAGCATTCCTATCGCAGACAGAGACTCATTGTATACAG GTCTTCGGAAGAAGGGGTGATGGAGACCAGtaaggaggagaggaagagaaggagcagcccAAGACTTCGACAGGAGACGGAGAGAGGGaacgagagagggggagagggagagattcAGCAGCCGTTGTtgcgagagagaaagaaaagacgagcactggagggg aaaatacatTCTGTGGAGCAATCCATCGAACCTAA GTGTAAGGTTCAGAAGAATTCGCAACCTGAGAATACACAAGCGCCAGGCGACCAATCGGGGGGCAGGTTGAACAAGGGGGCGGGGCTGGACATCTCTAAAACACTCAACAGCGAATCGGAAAGTAGCAGAGAGGAGGGGCAAGAGTCAGAGAGCCAATCGGGGAGAAGCTTGG ctgtgaTTGGTGGCTGTGACCCCCAGGCCCCACCCCCTGCCCTGCTGAAGGGCTGGGTGATTGGTCCCCTCTTCCAGTCACTCCGGTCCAAGATGGCGAGCTTCACGGAGATTGTAATGTCACCGACCCGGCTCTTCAGAACCGGCGAGCTgatggagagaggaggaggaggaggaggaggaggggaggaggagagagcagCAGAAGAGGAAGATAGAGGGAGGAGCCCTCTAGAGGCGGAGGAGGAACGGAGAGAGTTGAGAGACTGGCAGACAGGCGCTGGACTGACAGGCGGAGTGGAAATTGCGACAGACGTAGACGTGTTTGAAAAATGGAGACAGGAAACTAGGTCTGCGCGGGTGGTGCTTGAGAGAGACTCTGTGACAGCAGGGCAGGGCAGCGAGAGAGGCTCCAGATCACCCGATGGGTTTGGGGCGCGGTTTAGGGAACCAGCGACGCCGGGATCGTGTTCTAGGTCGGCGGAGAAGACGAAAGAGGGCGATGGACTGGGTTCTAGATTAGCGGAGAATTTCGAAGAGGGGGTCCAATTGGGTTCTCGACCGCCCTTGAGATCTCCAGGAGAGGATCGGTGGGCGGGTTCCGGATCTCCAGCCAAACCCGACGGTGCCGCCAGACGGCGTTCTAGATCGCAGAGGGGATCGTCTGAAACCGCGGGTCTCGCGGAAGCCTTCGGTGACAACGGCGCAAGTTCTAGAGAGGAAGAATCTCAAAGGTCTCCTGTTCTAGATCGCTGTCTAGGCAGTTCTAGATGGCCCAGTAAATGTAGGGGCGCTCATACTTCTGGAGTGGGTTCTGCAGGTAGAAGGACGGGTTCTGTAACGCCATTAAGGTGTGAAATCAACTTGGGTACAAGAATGCCCATTCAGTCAGCGGGGGCTAGACTGAGGGGCTCTAGAACACTTGAGCAATctatagaggaggaggaggagtttgGACCACCCACGGAAATGCCAGTGCGATCTGTGGGGTTTGAACTGAAATCCACAGAACGTGCGCAGGGTTCTAGAAAACACCGGAGATCGCGGCAGGTGTACGAAACTGGTTCTGGAACGCCCACTAAAACGCTGGAGCGCAGATTGCTGCGTCCCAGAGCACTTTTACACGCCTCTGGAGTTCAGATGAGTTCTAGAGCATTTAGTATGAAAATGGAAGAGTCCAAGCTGTGTTCTAGACAACTTTTCAAATCTGCAGCGTCGGAGAGATTAGGCGCCAGTTCCAAAAGTCAGGAGGTTAGACAGGGTTCCAGAGTGCCTGTCGACTCGTCGGAGCCAGCACCGGTTCTAGAGGCACCTAGGCTGTTGTCGGAAGCTCAGCCTGATTGTAGAAAGTCTCAGAGATCTGCAGAAAAAACAGGCCTTCCTGTCCTGAATGCACTCGAAGGAGAATGTTCTAGATCGGACCTTGTTAAAATCCCTCGCAGTGGACATTCTAGAACGCCTACAGAATCCAGTGGAACGAGAAATATAATAAAGGAGGTGCAAACTCAACTGCGTTCCGGATCGCCTAATAACCCCACAAACGGAGAAGCAGCAGGTTCTAGACTGCACACAAAATGTGCCAAGCCCATGAAAGAAGCGGTGGTCAGACTGGGCTCTAGGTGCAGGAGTGGGAGCGTTTCTAAAGCGGATACCCGTCCGCGTTCTAGGCGTTCTGGATTAGCTTTGAGAGCCCGTGACggggaggggggagcagggagacGGCGTGAGATCCCGCCACTGCGCTCCGGAAACGAAATGGAAATCTGCATCCGGGAGAAAGTTTGCGAGGGGCGGGGAACAAGCGGGATGAGCTGGGGCAAAGACCTGGGGTCTGAGCTGGAAGTCGCGAGGAAACGCTCTAGAACCCGCGCCAGGCTGCGGGACGAGAACGAGGGGGAGGGAACAGATAAGAGGACCAGGCTGAGGCAGCTCGGAACCACGAGGGGGGCCAAGACACCCAAACTGGACGCCGATCTAGaaccggaggaggaggaggaggaggaggaggaggaggagagagagagggagggaatcTACAAAAACAGAAAGCGACCTAGAGGAGGAGGAGTCAATCATGGGACCCCGACCCGAGAGGACCCTGTTCAGGGAGGTACGACCCCCGAAACTAAACCCCCACGCCTCCTGAGGAGCCACTCCTGCCCCGACATCCCCTCCTGCCCCGCGGACACCCCCTGccccgcccccccctcccccgcgctCCTCCCCTCGGTTCCCCAGACAGCGGCGACACACAGTCTGCAGCCTGGAGCCAGAGAGGGAGCGGGAGATCGCCCCCTTGTGTCTGCGCAAGGAAGTCTTCCCAGGGTCCTCCTCCTcttcgtcctcctcctcctcctcctcgtcccgctgCTCCCCCCTCTTCTTCTCCACGCTGGCTTCCTGCTTCTTGTCCAGCCCGTTGGCCTTCCTGTCCAGACGTCACCACGGCGACAACCaccggggaggagggggagggggcagcGATGTCACTTCCTCTTCCAGCTCCTCCCCCCGCTTCCCTTTTCCCCGAGCCGCTTCCTGTTCCCAAGGAGTCAGGCGGACCACCTCGTCCCATCACAG TCCCCAGCGCCTGGAGCAGAGTGGGGGGAGGGGCTTGGACCTCAAACCCAGAGTCCTCACCacgagaggagaggaggaggaggaggaggaggaggagggagagggggaaggagagcAGCCCTTCTCCGTGGagctgggagagggagagggagagaggccgCTGTCAGACTCCAACATCAAGATCAAG TCAGAGTGTCCAGGGGAAGGGGGGGCAAAGGGGGGCAAAGTGTCCCGAATCAGAATCCGAAAAACACCCCCCAAGCCTCCCACCAACCTGACCCCCATGGGCCTGCCCAAACCAGTCAG gttgAATAA
- the LOC131709736 gene encoding uncharacterized protein LOC131709736 isoform X1, whose protein sequence is MEVGGGACPLTQPSPDLTTPPEWDSNPGPKPAFKHSYRRQRLIVYRSSEEGVMETSKEERKRRSSPRLRQETERGNERGGEGEIQQPLLRERKKRRALEGKIHSVEQSIEPKCKVQKNSQPENTQAPGDQSGGRLNKGAGLDISKTLNSESESSREEGQESESQSGRSLAVIGGCDPQAPPPALLKGWVIGPLFQSLRSKMASFTEIVMSPTRLFRTGELMERGGGGGGGGEEERAAEEEDRGRSPLEAEEERRELRDWQTGAGLTGGVEIATDVDVFEKWRQETRSARVVLERDSVTAGQGSERGSRSPDGFGARFREPATPGSCSRSAEKTKEGDGLGSRLAENFEEGVQLGSRPPLRSPGEDRWAGSGSPAKPDGAARRRSRSQRGSSETAGLAEAFGDNGASSREEESQRSPVLDRCLGSSRWPSKCRGAHTSGVGSAGRRTGSVTPLRCEINLGTRMPIQSAGARLRGSRTLEQSIEEEEEFGPPTEMPVRSVGFELKSTERAQGSRKHRRSRQVYETGSGTPTKTLERRLLRPRALLHASGVQMSSRAFSMKMEESKLCSRQLFKSAASERLGASSKSQEVRQGSRVPVDSSEPAPVLEAPRLLSEAQPDCRKSQRSAEKTGLPVLNALEGECSRSDLVKIPRSGHSRTPTESSGTRNIIKEVQTQLRSGSPNNPTNGEAAGSRLHTKCAKPMKEAVVRLGSRCRSGSVSKADTRPRSRRSGLALRARDGEGGAGRRREIPPLRSGNEMEICIREKVCEGRGTSGMSWGKDLGSELEVARKRSRTRARLRDENEGEGTDKRTRLRQLGTTRGAKTPKLDADLEPEEEEEEEEEEEREREGIYKNRKRPRGGGVNHGTPTREDPVQGGTTPETKPPRLLRSHSCPDIPSCPADTPCPAPPSPALLPSVPQTAATHSLQPGAREGAGDRPLVSAQGSLPRVLLLFVLLLLLLVPLLPPLLLHAGFLLLVQPVGLPVQTSPRRQPPGRRGRGQRCHFLFQLLPPLPFSPSRFLFPRSQADHLVPSQSPAPGAEWGEGLGPQTQSPHHERRGGGGGGGGGRGGRRAALLRGAGRGRGREAAVRLQHQDQAVRVSRGRGGKGGQSVPNQNPKNTPQASHQPDPHGPAQTSQVE, encoded by the exons ATGGAAGTTGGGGGGGGTGCTTGCCCCCTCACCCAGCCCTCCCCAGACCTCACCACCCCACCAGAATGGGATTCGAACCCGGGGCCCAAACCTGCCTTCAAGCATTCCTATCGCAGACAGAGACTCATTGTATACAG GTCTTCGGAAGAAGGGGTGATGGAGACCAGtaaggaggagaggaagagaaggagcagcccAAGACTTCGACAGGAGACGGAGAGAGGGaacgagagagggggagagggagagattcAGCAGCCGTTGTtgcgagagagaaagaaaagacgagcactggagggg aaaatacatTCTGTGGAGCAATCCATCGAACCTAA GTGTAAGGTTCAGAAGAATTCGCAACCTGAGAATACACAAGCGCCAGGCGACCAATCGGGGGGCAGGTTGAACAAGGGGGCGGGGCTGGACATCTCTAAAACACTCAACAGCGAATCGGAAAGTAGCAGAGAGGAGGGGCAAGAGTCAGAGAGCCAATCGGGGAGAAGCTTGG ctgtgaTTGGTGGCTGTGACCCCCAGGCCCCACCCCCTGCCCTGCTGAAGGGCTGGGTGATTGGTCCCCTCTTCCAGTCACTCCGGTCCAAGATGGCGAGCTTCACGGAGATTGTAATGTCACCGACCCGGCTCTTCAGAACCGGCGAGCTgatggagagaggaggaggaggaggaggaggaggggaggaggagagagcagCAGAAGAGGAAGATAGAGGGAGGAGCCCTCTAGAGGCGGAGGAGGAACGGAGAGAGTTGAGAGACTGGCAGACAGGCGCTGGACTGACAGGCGGAGTGGAAATTGCGACAGACGTAGACGTGTTTGAAAAATGGAGACAGGAAACTAGGTCTGCGCGGGTGGTGCTTGAGAGAGACTCTGTGACAGCAGGGCAGGGCAGCGAGAGAGGCTCCAGATCACCCGATGGGTTTGGGGCGCGGTTTAGGGAACCAGCGACGCCGGGATCGTGTTCTAGGTCGGCGGAGAAGACGAAAGAGGGCGATGGACTGGGTTCTAGATTAGCGGAGAATTTCGAAGAGGGGGTCCAATTGGGTTCTCGACCGCCCTTGAGATCTCCAGGAGAGGATCGGTGGGCGGGTTCCGGATCTCCAGCCAAACCCGACGGTGCCGCCAGACGGCGTTCTAGATCGCAGAGGGGATCGTCTGAAACCGCGGGTCTCGCGGAAGCCTTCGGTGACAACGGCGCAAGTTCTAGAGAGGAAGAATCTCAAAGGTCTCCTGTTCTAGATCGCTGTCTAGGCAGTTCTAGATGGCCCAGTAAATGTAGGGGCGCTCATACTTCTGGAGTGGGTTCTGCAGGTAGAAGGACGGGTTCTGTAACGCCATTAAGGTGTGAAATCAACTTGGGTACAAGAATGCCCATTCAGTCAGCGGGGGCTAGACTGAGGGGCTCTAGAACACTTGAGCAATctatagaggaggaggaggagtttgGACCACCCACGGAAATGCCAGTGCGATCTGTGGGGTTTGAACTGAAATCCACAGAACGTGCGCAGGGTTCTAGAAAACACCGGAGATCGCGGCAGGTGTACGAAACTGGTTCTGGAACGCCCACTAAAACGCTGGAGCGCAGATTGCTGCGTCCCAGAGCACTTTTACACGCCTCTGGAGTTCAGATGAGTTCTAGAGCATTTAGTATGAAAATGGAAGAGTCCAAGCTGTGTTCTAGACAACTTTTCAAATCTGCAGCGTCGGAGAGATTAGGCGCCAGTTCCAAAAGTCAGGAGGTTAGACAGGGTTCCAGAGTGCCTGTCGACTCGTCGGAGCCAGCACCGGTTCTAGAGGCACCTAGGCTGTTGTCGGAAGCTCAGCCTGATTGTAGAAAGTCTCAGAGATCTGCAGAAAAAACAGGCCTTCCTGTCCTGAATGCACTCGAAGGAGAATGTTCTAGATCGGACCTTGTTAAAATCCCTCGCAGTGGACATTCTAGAACGCCTACAGAATCCAGTGGAACGAGAAATATAATAAAGGAGGTGCAAACTCAACTGCGTTCCGGATCGCCTAATAACCCCACAAACGGAGAAGCAGCAGGTTCTAGACTGCACACAAAATGTGCCAAGCCCATGAAAGAAGCGGTGGTCAGACTGGGCTCTAGGTGCAGGAGTGGGAGCGTTTCTAAAGCGGATACCCGTCCGCGTTCTAGGCGTTCTGGATTAGCTTTGAGAGCCCGTGACggggaggggggagcagggagacGGCGTGAGATCCCGCCACTGCGCTCCGGAAACGAAATGGAAATCTGCATCCGGGAGAAAGTTTGCGAGGGGCGGGGAACAAGCGGGATGAGCTGGGGCAAAGACCTGGGGTCTGAGCTGGAAGTCGCGAGGAAACGCTCTAGAACCCGCGCCAGGCTGCGGGACGAGAACGAGGGGGAGGGAACAGATAAGAGGACCAGGCTGAGGCAGCTCGGAACCACGAGGGGGGCCAAGACACCCAAACTGGACGCCGATCTAGaaccggaggaggaggaggaggaggaggaggaggaggagagagagagggagggaatcTACAAAAACAGAAAGCGACCTAGAGGAGGAGGAGTCAATCATGGGACCCCGACCCGAGAGGACCCTGTTCAGGGAGGTACGACCCCCGAAACTAAACCCCCACGCCTCCTGAGGAGCCACTCCTGCCCCGACATCCCCTCCTGCCCCGCGGACACCCCCTGccccgcccccccctcccccgcgctCCTCCCCTCGGTTCCCCAGACAGCGGCGACACACAGTCTGCAGCCTGGAGCCAGAGAGGGAGCGGGAGATCGCCCCCTTGTGTCTGCGCAAGGAAGTCTTCCCAGGGTCCTCCTCCTcttcgtcctcctcctcctcctcctcgtcccgctgCTCCCCCCTCTTCTTCTCCACGCTGGCTTCCTGCTTCTTGTCCAGCCCGTTGGCCTTCCTGTCCAGACGTCACCACGGCGACAACCaccggggaggagggggagggggcagcGATGTCACTTCCTCTTCCAGCTCCTCCCCCCGCTTCCCTTTTCCCCGAGCCGCTTCCTGTTCCCAAGGAGTCAGGCGGACCACCTCGTCCCATCACAG TCCCCAGCGCCTGGAGCAGAGTGGGGGGAGGGGCTTGGACCTCAAACCCAGAGTCCTCACCacgagaggagaggaggaggaggaggaggaggaggagggagagggggaaggagagcAGCCCTTCTCCGTGGagctgggagagggagagggagagaggccgCTGTCAGACTCCAACATCAAGATCAAG CAGTCAGAGTGTCCAGGGGAAGGGGGGGCAAAGGGGGGCAAAGTGTCCCGAATCAGAATCCGAAAAACACCCCCCAAGCCTCCCACCAACCTGACCCCCATGGGCCTGCCCAAACCAGTCAG gttgAATAA
- the rusf1 gene encoding RUS1 family protein C16orf58 homolog has product MDGEKKTALATERYGSRERWTYWERGGEMEREREGGEGERAGSFVKVFTSVFLPQGYPESVSEDYLQYQMWDTLQAFSSSLTGTLSTQATLRGVGVGSTEASVAAATVTWILRDGTGMLGRILFAWVKGSKLDCDAKKWRLFADVLNDVAIFMEIVAPAFPACFTLIVCSAGVFKSLVGVAGGATRAALTVHQARRDNMADVSAKDGSQETLVNLAGMLVSLLLIPLVTESTVLTFALYFLFTCLHLYANYQAVRSVVMETLNQARLSILTDQYLQEGRVLSPAAANHREPVLPDFRRRVQIRLGVRLGDIVSSTSELQRALKGNQKKYIIGVKRREVCVCLSSEAAPQDEIQASFHCHLLSSLLLDTGSTGSNGPLTGERRDQWRHTVRAAGQGEGLWDLVSETHAFVDRTFPEFLTALQKAGWQTGRTLLDWDEWRVNWEPVPLKKIL; this is encoded by the exons ATGGACGGAGAGAAGAAGACAGCGCTGGCCACGGAGAGGTACGGCTCCAGAGAGAGATGGACGTactgggagagaggaggagagatggagagagagcgagagggaggagagggagagagagcgggcTCTTTTGTCAAGGTCTTTAcg AGTGTGTTCCTGCCTCAGGGATACCCCGAGAGTGTGAGTGAAGATTACCTCCAATACCAGATGTGGGACACactgcag GCGTTCTCCAGCAGTCTCACCGGCACCCTCTCCACTCAGGCCACTCTcagaggggtgggggtggggagcaCTGAGGCCAGCGTCGCCGCGGCAACTGTCACCTGGATACTGAGAG ACGGCACTGGAATGCTGGGAAGAATCCTCTTCGCCTGGGTCAAGGG aagcaAATTAGACTGTGATGCAAAGAAATGGAG actctTTGCAGATGTTCTCAATGATGTCGCCATTTTCATGGAGATTGTGGCTCCTGCCTTCCCAGCATGCTTCACTCTCATCGTCTGCAGCGCGGGCGTCTTCAAG tCCCTGGTTGGAGTGGCAGGGGGCGCCACCAGAGCAGCTCTGACGGTACATCAAGCGAGACGGGACAACATGGCCGACGTGTCCGCTAAAGATGGGAGtcag GAGACTCTGGTCAACCTGGCTGGGATGCTGGTCAGTCTGCTGCTCATCCCCCTGGTGACCGAGAGCACTGT GTTGACCTTTGCCCTCTACTTCCTGTTCACCTGCCTGCACCTCTATGCTAATTACCAGGCGGTGCGTTCcgtcgtcatggaaaccctgaaCCAGGCCCGCCTCTCCATCCTGACCGACCAATACCTGCAAGAGGGGCGGGTCCTCTCCCCGGCTGCAGCCAATCACAGAGAGCCAGTACTGCCAG ACTTCAGGAGGCGTGTCCAAATCAGACTGGGGGTGCGGCTCGGGGACATAGTGAGCAG CACTTCAGAGCTTCAGCGAGCTTTGAAGGGAAATCAGAAAAAGTACATTATTGGAGTAAAGAGGAGAGAAG tgtgtgtgtgtcttagctCTGAAGCTGCCCCTCAAGATGAGATCCAGGCCTCCTTCCACTGTCacctcctctcctccctgctgCTGGATACTGGGAGCACTGGGAGCAATGGGCCGCTGACTGGGGAGCGGAGAGACCAGTGGAGACACACAGTCCGAGCAG CTGGGCAGGGAGAGGGGCTGTGGGATCTGGTCTCAGAAACACACGCTTTTGTGGACAGAACCTTCCCAGAATTCCTCacag ctctgcagAAGGCTGGCTGGCAGACTGGTCGCACGTTGCTGGACTGGGATGAATGGAGAGTGAACTGGGAACCAGTCCCTCTGAAAAAGATACTGTga